tttcaatatctcttttactttaaaaattgtgtcatttcaaaaatttaccTCTCCATTTTAAAAGCATTATtgatacaaataaaaaataaaatactccgtagataacataaaaaaagagtAGATCTTGATTGTtgataataatgtaaaaaaaagaaagaattgcTAAGTGATTAGTGAATAATCCTTGTTGCGCCGAGCGAATTCTGATCCCTCAAAATAGCCAAAATGGTTTCAGATCCAACAATGAGTCCTAGTGAGCATTATACATGATCATTGCTTTCATTTACCAAGATGCATATTATTTCTATGGTTGATtcttcaaaaacaaaatatgagaATGAAGAATTAAGACATCATTATGATTCCTAACATGTTCCTCATTTCTGCCTTCCGATATTAATCTCATGCaacaattgaaaatatatttgccCCTTCATATATTACTCTACTAACCATATCATTCTATTCAAGACAGGCTCTTACATAGTATGATGAAAATCGGCAAAtaacagaaaatattaaacatcAAAGTTGCAATAATATTTCCACCCAATTTAAATCtgctaaaaaaacaaatactccgTATAAGGGAGCAGAAATGGAGAGTTTATCAGCCAAAGTTTCAAACACAGAATTTGTATGAATCAAACAACAGAACCCCTTGTCAATCAAAATTATAGAGATTAAAACTCTGATCAAAACATATTCACTAACACATCAAACAAATTAAGAGAATGAGCATCAAGCATAGCTTACTACCAGCCAACATAATCAAATTGagcaaacaaaaatcaaattaacatGCCTAATCAAAACATTCAAAGAAggaacataaaacaaaaataaaattgcattaCTCTGAAATATCccaaaacacaaaattcattTCAATTAAAGCGTCTAATAGAGCATAGAGTAGCAATATCACCAGTATCCAcgatttcataaaattttaaaagcaaaattaaattgggggaaaaaacCCTAAATCAAGCGGTGAGCACAACAGCGCCTCCAGCTTCCTTGATCTTCTTCTCGGCGTTCTTCGACACGAGCTTGGCCTTCAACACGACCGGCTTCCCCTCCGGCAGCAGTCCCTTCCCCAGCACCTTGAAGTAGCCGAACTGCGTGACGTCGATGAGCGGCGCGTTGTCCTTGGACGCCTTGTCCTTCACCTCCTGCGGCACCAGCGACCAGAGGCGATCGATGTTGACGGTGGGGCAGTGGAACTTGTTGCGGAGGCGGTGGAAGTACCTCATACCGACCTTGCCGAAGTAACCGGGATGGTACTTGTCGAAGAGAATGCGGTGGTGGTGCATTCCTCCGGCGTTACCCCGACCTCCGGGATGCTTGCGGTGCTTGCCGATACGGCCGTGGCCGGCGCTGACGTGGCCGCGCTTCTTGCGGTTCTTCTTGAATCTGGTGGTCATTTTCTCTGGGTGGAAGAGGGCGGCGGCGCTGGGTGGAGGCGAAATGGGGGTTAGGTTTTGGGGATTTATAGGGAAATTGATTTTGGGTGGGTGCGTGTTAGGGTTTCAGAGAAGGTTTTTTTACAATAATGCCCTTTCTTCTGTGGAAttccaaattatattttgtataaaatCAATTTGTAGAGCTAATTTTTCTCCTCTTTGAAGACTAAATGAAATATAGactataattcaattatttttaattaaaaatctttttaaaacttaagaagatttttttttctcgaagcaaaaattttagatttgtgATAGGCAGACTATAAGCCCAAAAGTcataattacaaaatactagtactcctagtatatgaattcaatgatacttatattgaaaaattattgataacaAAAATACATCTCGGTAACATGgtagagaaattaaaagagaaaacagagaaaaaagattaaaaacagagtaatgaatttaaaaaataattatatctgCTTTTTTGGTAATAgagaatatttatttgtaaataagTTGGGATAATCATTCACAGTGGAACGAaactcataaaatcaaattacaaaACGAGGTAAGtgaataaatatagttatGAATGAGTTTTATAGGTTTGTgtaacacctcttaaagtggTGACACCAcatatccaacaatattataaatgctacacaacaatctatagtcTATATAGCATGTTGAATATTGCTAGccgaaaaaaaattgttatataCAATGTTGTATATTGTTGGCCGAGATTTTTACACttgagcatttttttattgccatATGACAGCTTATTATTTGTCCACGTGTCATCGACGTGTAGTGTACAAATAATTGACTATGAATGATGGTATGGAGTTATTTTaggaggtgttgtcattttaatgcACCTCTGAGGTTATATGATGCATCCATACAAATCAACTCATCCCAAATCTGCATAGATTTGATGTAAaatggagttttttttttcactttaaagGTAGAAGTAGAACTAGTATGCCTTAAAAAACATATTGCGCATACACAAATAAAGATCATAGTAAAACTTGTACATCCATTACAAACTTAAGGCACAAAACTAATAAGGCCTTCTTCCACCTATAGGTATCACATTAGACCCCGAACGGTTGCCAAAGCCGCCGCCTCCTCGGCCTCGGGATCGGAAGTTGCGCCCCGATCCTGCAGAAACATCGTGGTTAGAACAACAATAGATCGACCGACATTTTTCAGATCAACAACCATCCACAAACTCCTACATATGTTAAACATTTCAGCACTAATGAAAGATAGTAGCACGGTCAACACGATTACCTCCCGTATCATTTCCAGCAGTTCGTGACAAAGCAGCAAGTTGAGGCGGCACGGCCTGCCCAGCTTGTTGCAGAATCTTGATGAGTTCTCTAGCATGCTTCACATTTGCATgagtgaaaaatgagaaagCAGTTCCCGTGGCTCCTGCACGGCCAGTTCGGCCAATCCTATGGACATAATCCTCCAAATTCGAAGGGAAATCGTAGTTGACTACGACTTTAATGTCCTTCACATCTAGAGAAACATACAGAAAGAGTTGGGATCAGATAAGAATTCAAAAGCAACACAAAAAGAATATGGCCCCTTATCCCTGCAGTCCTATGATCCAAAGAGATCTTGTTGAAGATATAACACATCTTTTAAATGTGCCTACCTTACTTTGCAGGGATAAGAAGCAGCTGCTCCACAACTGTCAAAATCACTGTCCAATCAATGAATAATCTCGCACGAGTCTACCGGCTGTCACAACTATTAGCTCCCTAAGAGTGGATGGGCACTTTAGCCTTAATTATGTCGCTCGATCACATGCAAGGAGCACGCTGTATATGGAACAGTCTACTAAATCCTGTGTCCGCATATAATGTTGATTCTCCATCATATGGATATCACAACAATCAAGGTAACCTATTGAGATTCATTAGCCTATGACACACTGGACTATAAAAAACATGCGTATTCTAGAGGTTCTGTCACTTTTGCTCAGGACTTTCGAGAAACAGAAAAGTAACAGCATCATCTCAATATTTTCTAAGTCATTACTAGGCCAAGGCACCATGCTCGTAGCGTAGAGATACCGTAGTAGGCAGCCAACGTGCATAATACGAAAAACTTCGGCACCCAAACCACTATATCATTAGGAACATGAAGAACAGCCGGGAGACGAGCTATGTAGTTCAAAGACCATAATGAGACTCTAAACCTATACTTTTAGACTAATCCTACCAAGGCCACGAGCAGCAACATCAGTAGCAATCATTATAGGAGTTCTGCTACTTTTAAACTCTGCTAGAACCCAATCCCTTTCGTCCTGGTTTTTGTCACCATGTATGGACAGAGCTGGCCATCCATCCATTCTTAGTTGTCTTGTAACCTGATCACATCCCTTTTTAGTctccacaaaaattaaaattttactcccATCCATTACTTCTTTCAGCAATCTGATCAACCTGCAAGAAATAAATGGTAAGAAGCAAGAAACTTATAAGTGCATTATAATGTCTATCGCCTGTGTCACCTATTATATTTCTCCAAATCAGTCATAACTTCAACAATTTGATGTATAGATTGATTTGCTTTCAGTTCTTGAGATCCAATGATGACCTgttatacattaaatattaagTGTTCTGACAATAAAACAGACTTCCAGCACCATTTCAAGGTCCTAGCATTGTGGTAGACGTCGAAAGTGTAAGAAGATCATAGGTTAAAGGTGTAGGACGAACCTTGTAAGCGTTGCGTAGGAACTGTCTTGCCAGAGTTTCCACCTCCCTAGGCCATGTGGCACTCCAGTACAGGGTCTGTCTATCTGGGCGAATCTGCATTTCACTTAAATGTAAGTTTCTAAATGTTTaatctaaaatagaaacagaATAAATGCAGATTAGCAAATAAATACCTGAGAAACAATTTTCCTGATTTGGGGTTCAAATCCCATGTCTAGCATACGGTCGGCCTCATCCAGCACAAGGTAAGTCACTCTTCGCAAGTTAGTGTGCTGAGCTTCCAACATATCAATCAATCTACCAGGTGTAGCTATGACAATTTCAACTCctgaaaaaagaaagtgtgcaGACATTTCATTACAAACTATACAAATGAATTTAAGAAAGACAGGATCAACAAGGTTGAATACCTCTTTTAAGATCACGAATTTGTGGCCCCTTTGGAGCACCGCCGTATATACAAGTACTTCTTATATTAGCAACTGATCCGAACTTCAAAGCTTCTTCTTGAATCTGAATAGCTAATTCTCTAGTAGGTGCTAGGACTAGTACGATGGGGCCATCACCTTGAGCTGGAATTTTACTTGGagtcatataaaataaaagatctCCAAGCAtacgaaaaataaaagataacatCTCAATTTCCTTAGACATGAAACTATAAAGAACTTACCCAACCTGGGCTGAGCACTAACATGAACAAAAGCAGGCAGCAAATACGACAAAGTTTTTCCAGAACCCGTCTCAGCAATGCCTATAAGATCTCGACCTCTTAATGCCATGGGCCATCCTTGTGATTGAATAGGCGTTGGCTCAACAAACCCCAGTCTGGCAATCACCTCAAGGCAGTAACCTGTACGCAAACTATCAATCAGCTAAGCTAAAAGTTACATAATGAAAACATATAATATACACTGAAACCATGAACTTGGGTTAGATCAAGCCCATGGTTGATCACTTCCGGATCAAGGAATGCTTCCAACTCTAGATACATTAGCATGCCATTTTAGTACTTCAATTTAAAAGCAAAGAGCTTCACATAAGTACCAGGGAAACTTGCTTCTTCAAACATCCGGATAGGTTTGGGGACATCGTGTCCTTCAACAGTAATCTCACGACGTGCACGATACATCATCACCTCCTGCTCAGTCATTGCCCTAACAGATGGGCTCTCCACATAAAAATCCTTTTTAAAGGGAATCAACCCACTAAAATCGGGTTTAGGAAGCGAAATGTTGTCCAAGTCATCCCCCTTCGACCTACCTCCTCTGCCACCACGACCCCCACTAAAACCACCTCCACGACCATGATCAAAACTCCTTCCTGAGAAATGACCTCCTCTCCCACCTTCATGGCCACCCCTATCTCCTACGCCGTTATAGCTATGTCCTCTACCACCGAACCCTCCCCCACCTCCACCTCTACCTCGGTCAGTAAAACCACTACCATAACCAGCCCCAAACCCTCTTCCAGCACCATGATCAATCTGATACCCACTCCT
The nucleotide sequence above comes from Salvia hispanica cultivar TCC Black 2014 chromosome 5, UniMelb_Shisp_WGS_1.0, whole genome shotgun sequence. Encoded proteins:
- the LOC125189015 gene encoding 60S ribosomal protein L27a-3 — translated: MTTRFKKNRKKRGHVSAGHGRIGKHRKHPGGRGNAGGMHHHRILFDKYHPGYFGKVGMRYFHRLRNKFHCPTVNIDRLWSLVPQEVKDKASKDNAPLIDVTQFGYFKVLGKGLLPEGKPVVLKAKLVSKNAEKKIKEAGGAVVLTA
- the LOC125189014 gene encoding DEAD-box ATP-dependent RNA helicase 30-like isoform X2 — protein: MFSNHDSRLHDAGSYRQRRVDLVGPPPMMSPPPMPGGAPPSYGRGGPHVAPPFMVGGARSGYQIDHGAGRGFGAGYGSGFTDRGRGGGGGGFGGRGHSYNGVGDRGGHEGGRGGHFSGRSFDHGRGGGFSGGRGGRGGRSKGDDLDNISLPKPDFSGLIPFKKDFYVESPSVRAMTEQEVMMYRARREITVEGHDVPKPIRMFEEASFPGYCLEVIARLGFVEPTPIQSQGWPMALRGRDLIGIAETGSGKTLSYLLPAFVHVSAQPRLAQGDGPIVLVLAPTRELAIQIQEEALKFGSVANIRSTCIYGGAPKGPQIRDLKRGVEIVIATPGRLIDMLEAQHTNLRRVTYLVLDEADRMLDMGFEPQIRKIVSQIRPDRQTLYWSATWPREVETLARQFLRNAYKVIIGSQELKANQSIHQIVEVMTDLEKYNRLIRLLKEVMDGSKILIFVETKKGCDQVTRQLRMDGWPALSIHGDKNQDERDWVLAEFKSSRTPIMIATDVAARGLVVEQLLLIPAK
- the LOC125189014 gene encoding DEAD-box ATP-dependent RNA helicase 20-like isoform X1 codes for the protein MFSNHDSRLHDAGSYRQRRVDLVGPPPMMSPPPMPGGAPPSYGRGGPHVAPPFMVGGARSGYQIDHGAGRGFGAGYGSGFTDRGRGGGGGGFGGRGHSYNGVGDRGGHEGGRGGHFSGRSFDHGRGGGFSGGRGGRGGRSKGDDLDNISLPKPDFSGLIPFKKDFYVESPSVRAMTEQEVMMYRARREITVEGHDVPKPIRMFEEASFPGYCLEVIARLGFVEPTPIQSQGWPMALRGRDLIGIAETGSGKTLSYLLPAFVHVSAQPRLAQGDGPIVLVLAPTRELAIQIQEEALKFGSVANIRSTCIYGGAPKGPQIRDLKRGVEIVIATPGRLIDMLEAQHTNLRRVTYLVLDEADRMLDMGFEPQIRKIVSQIRPDRQTLYWSATWPREVETLARQFLRNAYKVIIGSQELKANQSIHQIVEVMTDLEKYNRLIRLLKEVMDGSKILIFVETKKGCDQVTRQLRMDGWPALSIHGDKNQDERDWVLAEFKSSRTPIMIATDVAARGLDVKDIKVVVNYDFPSNLEDYVHRIGRTGRAGATGTAFSFFTHANVKHARELIKILQQAGQAVPPQLAALSRTAGNDTGGSGRNFRSRGRGGGGFGNRSGSNVIPIGGRRPY